One Thauera sp. K11 DNA window includes the following coding sequences:
- the pstA gene encoding phosphate ABC transporter permease PstA, with the protein MDYDDNGKRGYAAVETQVVASLKRRRREELRFRALGIAAVAASLSLVAILFVSIMSKGIPAFWQATFEMEVYFDPEVVQVGPRPVREPSETPAQFQDRMTAWQTELGFVDFNQLILDALAKALPETADRPRDALRLVTSGERFALRDLLADDPSLVGRTARVKLLADANVDVWLKGNIDRSLPDDRQQLPAKTREWADKLHEMGVIKNRFSTSLFTNTDSRSSLASAGLAGAFMGSLMMMIIVILLAVPIGVASAIYLEEFAPQNRWTDLIEVNINNLAAVPSIVFGLLGAAVFIIWFKLPLSAPIVGGLVLTLMTLPTVIIATRATLKAIPPSIREAALGVGASKVQAITDHVLPLALPGILTATIIGVAQALGETAPLLLIGMSAFVASVPSTPFDQSTALPVQIYLWQANELRNFFEGRTSAAIIVLLALMLTLNALAIWLRKRFETRW; encoded by the coding sequence ATGGATTACGACGACAACGGCAAGCGGGGCTACGCGGCGGTCGAGACGCAGGTGGTCGCGTCGCTGAAGCGGCGCCGACGCGAGGAACTGCGCTTCCGCGCGCTCGGTATTGCAGCGGTGGCGGCCTCGCTGTCGCTGGTGGCGATCCTGTTCGTGTCGATCATGTCGAAGGGGATTCCCGCCTTCTGGCAGGCGACGTTCGAGATGGAGGTGTACTTCGACCCGGAGGTGGTCCAGGTCGGGCCGCGGCCGGTGCGCGAGCCGAGCGAGACGCCGGCGCAGTTCCAGGACCGCATGACGGCATGGCAGACCGAACTCGGTTTCGTCGACTTCAACCAGTTGATCCTCGACGCGCTGGCCAAGGCGCTGCCGGAGACGGCCGACCGGCCGCGCGACGCGCTGCGGCTCGTCACCAGCGGCGAGCGGTTCGCGCTGCGCGACCTGCTGGCCGACGACCCGAGTCTCGTCGGCAGGACGGCTAGGGTGAAGCTGCTGGCCGATGCCAACGTCGATGTCTGGCTGAAGGGCAACATCGATCGCAGCCTGCCCGACGACCGCCAGCAACTGCCTGCCAAGACCCGCGAATGGGCCGACAAGCTCCACGAGATGGGCGTGATCAAGAACCGCTTCAGCACCTCGCTGTTCACGAACACCGACTCGCGCAGCTCGCTCGCCTCGGCAGGCCTGGCCGGGGCGTTCATGGGCTCGCTGATGATGATGATCATCGTGATCCTGCTGGCGGTGCCGATCGGCGTCGCTTCGGCAATCTACCTGGAGGAGTTCGCGCCGCAGAACCGCTGGACCGATCTCATCGAGGTCAACATCAACAACTTGGCCGCCGTGCCGTCGATCGTCTTCGGCCTGCTCGGCGCGGCCGTGTTCATCATCTGGTTCAAGCTGCCGCTGTCGGCGCCGATCGTCGGCGGGCTGGTGCTGACGTTGATGACCCTGCCCACCGTGATCATCGCCACCCGGGCGACGCTGAAGGCAATTCCGCCGTCGATCCGCGAGGCGGCCCTCGGCGTCGGTGCCTCCAAGGTGCAGGCGATCACCGACCACGTGCTGCCACTGGCGCTGCCCGGCATACTGACGGCGACGATCATCGGCGTAGCGCAGGCGCTGGGCGAAACGGCGCCGCTGCTGCTGATCGGGATGAGCGCCTTCGTCGCCAGCGTGCCGTCGACGCCGTTCGACCAGTCCACCGCGCTGCCGGTGCAGATCTACCTGTGGCAGGCCAACGAACTGCGCAACTTCTTCGAGGGCCGGACGTCGGCGGCGATCATCGTGCTGCTGGCGTTGAT
- the pstC gene encoding phosphate ABC transporter permease subunit PstC — translation MNNLTVAAALLILAGFAYQVGLMRSRQVATGTVERMHSRPSYHGLLAVLRAAFPALGVYLLWRIFGQHAIESLVLGAIPAENVPADPLQQRALLQRIGNLASGFGLLGEAKPFEQAAAAHMRRLAVTGQAFVAALMATVAAFGVFWSWRHTTVQTRARNKVEKALQIGLIACSAVAIFTTVGIVLSMLGEAFRFFHLVNPLDFFFGTTWNPRFVHVGTEGQTGFGMLPLMAGTLLISVIAMLVAVPLGLMTAIYLSEYAAHQVRAVAKPVIEVLAGIPTIVYGFFALVTVGPFLSALGASVGLTIRATSALTAGLVMGIMIIPFISSLSDDIITQVPKAMRDGSLALGGTRSETVIRVVLPAALPGIVGAFLLAVSRAIGETMIVVLAAGNAPVLTANPFEAVSTVTVSIVNQLTGDADFASPQSLVAFALGLTLFAMTLVLNVIALVVVRKYREQYE, via the coding sequence ATGAACAACCTGACGGTTGCCGCCGCGTTGCTGATCCTGGCCGGCTTCGCCTATCAAGTCGGCCTGATGCGCAGCCGGCAGGTAGCCACCGGCACCGTCGAGCGCATGCACTCGCGGCCGAGCTATCACGGCCTGCTGGCGGTGCTGCGCGCGGCGTTCCCGGCGCTGGGCGTCTACTTGCTGTGGCGGATCTTCGGCCAGCACGCGATCGAATCGCTGGTGCTCGGCGCCATACCGGCGGAGAACGTTCCCGCCGATCCGCTGCAGCAGCGCGCGCTGTTGCAGCGGATCGGCAACCTGGCCAGTGGCTTCGGCCTGCTCGGCGAGGCCAAGCCGTTCGAGCAGGCGGCCGCGGCGCACATGCGTCGGCTGGCGGTGACCGGACAGGCGTTCGTCGCCGCCCTGATGGCGACCGTCGCCGCCTTCGGCGTGTTTTGGTCATGGCGGCACACGACGGTGCAGACGCGCGCCCGCAACAAGGTCGAGAAGGCGCTGCAGATCGGCCTGATCGCCTGCTCGGCGGTGGCCATCTTCACCACGGTCGGCATCGTGCTGTCGATGCTCGGCGAGGCGTTCCGCTTCTTCCATCTCGTCAACCCGCTCGATTTTTTCTTCGGCACGACCTGGAATCCGCGCTTCGTGCATGTCGGCACGGAGGGGCAGACCGGCTTCGGCATGCTGCCGCTGATGGCAGGCACGCTGCTGATTTCGGTCATCGCCATGCTCGTCGCCGTTCCGCTCGGGCTGATGACGGCCATCTACCTGTCGGAGTACGCGGCGCACCAGGTGCGCGCGGTGGCCAAGCCGGTGATCGAGGTGCTGGCCGGCATCCCGACCATCGTCTACGGCTTCTTCGCGCTGGTCACCGTCGGCCCGTTCCTGTCGGCGCTCGGCGCGTCGGTCGGCCTGACCATCCGCGCCACCTCGGCGCTCACCGCCGGCCTCGTGATGGGGATCATGATCATCCCCTTCATCTCGTCGCTGTCCGACGACATCATCACCCAGGTGCCGAAGGCGATGCGCGACGGCTCGCTGGCACTCGGCGGCACGCGCTCGGAAACGGTGATCCGCGTCGTGCTGCCGGCGGCGCTGCCGGGCATCGTCGGCGCTTTCCTGCTCGCCGTCAGCCGCGCCATCGGCGAAACGATGATCGTCGTGCTTGCCGCCGGCAACGCGCCGGTGCTGACCGCCAATCCCTTCGAGGCGGTGTCGACGGTCACGGTATCGATTGTCAACCAGCTCACCGGTGACGCCGACTTCGCCAGCCCGCAGTCGCTGGTCGCCTTCGCGCTCGGGCTGACGCTGTTCGCGATGACGCTGGTGCTCAACGTCATCGCGCTGGTCGTCGTGCGCAAGTATCGCGAACAGTACGAGTAG
- a CDS encoding substrate-binding domain-containing protein produces the protein MISIRPSILTLAASAAVVFSVPAAARDTIQIAGSSTVLPFSSIVAEEFGKTFKQFKTPVVGSGGTGGGLRQFCQGVGENTIDVANASRPITPAEIENCAKNGVTKIIEVQIGYDGIVFASRRDGGKFALEPHHIFLATAKEVPQDGKLVANPYTRWSQIDKSLPDQEIVLVIPGSNHGTREVYEEKTVLPGCRSFAEVKQIADKKAADSVCKATRGDGRVIEVAGDYTETLARLDAQKTAVGVFGLSFYDQNRDRLQVATVAGVMPTQETIESGKYPVSRPLYFYIKDAHVGVVPGLLEYAQFFLSPGVSGTGSPLEKAGLIPLNGKERAQVLGDIKARKSVN, from the coding sequence ATGATATCCATTCGGCCTTCGATCCTGACGCTTGCGGCCTCGGCGGCGGTCGTGTTCAGCGTGCCGGCGGCGGCACGTGACACGATCCAGATCGCCGGTTCGTCGACGGTGCTGCCGTTTTCCTCGATCGTCGCTGAGGAGTTCGGCAAGACCTTCAAGCAGTTCAAGACGCCCGTGGTCGGTTCGGGCGGCACGGGCGGCGGCCTGCGCCAGTTCTGCCAGGGCGTCGGCGAGAACACCATTGACGTCGCCAACGCCTCGCGCCCGATCACGCCGGCCGAGATCGAGAACTGCGCCAAGAATGGCGTGACCAAGATCATCGAGGTGCAGATCGGCTATGACGGCATCGTCTTCGCGTCGCGCCGCGACGGCGGCAAGTTCGCCCTCGAGCCGCACCACATCTTCCTGGCGACTGCCAAGGAAGTGCCGCAGGACGGCAAGCTGGTCGCCAACCCGTACACGCGCTGGTCGCAGATCGACAAGTCGCTGCCGGACCAGGAGATCGTCCTCGTGATCCCGGGTTCGAATCACGGCACGCGCGAGGTCTACGAAGAGAAGACGGTGCTGCCCGGCTGCCGTTCGTTCGCCGAAGTCAAGCAGATCGCCGACAAGAAGGCGGCCGATTCGGTGTGCAAGGCGACGCGTGGCGATGGCCGCGTGATCGAGGTCGCCGGCGACTACACGGAAACGCTGGCCCGGCTGGATGCGCAGAAGACGGCGGTCGGCGTGTTCGGCCTGAGCTTCTACGACCAGAACCGCGACCGGTTGCAGGTGGCGACGGTCGCCGGCGTGATGCCCACGCAGGAGACGATCGAATCGGGCAAGTATCCTGTGTCGCGCCCGCTGTACTTCTACATCAAGGATGCGCATGTCGGCGTGGTTCCTGGATTGCTGGAGTACGCGCAATTCTTCCTGTCGCCGGGGGTTTCCGGCACGGGCAGCCCGCTGGAGAAGGCCGGTCTGATTCCGCTCAACGGCAAGGAGCGAGCCCAGGTCCTCGGTGACATCAAGGCGCGCAAGAGCGTGAACTGA
- a CDS encoding HigA family addiction module antitoxin, translating into MTRKLKPVSPGEMLAEEFLKPLGMSNYRLAKEIGVPAQRIGEIVAGKRAITADTDLRLCRFFGLSDGWWLRLQADYDTEVAKASLAKTLAKIRPWKEAAEQTADAH; encoded by the coding sequence ATGACCAGGAAACTCAAGCCGGTGTCGCCCGGCGAGATGCTCGCCGAGGAGTTTCTCAAGCCCTTGGGCATGAGCAACTACCGTCTGGCAAAGGAGATCGGCGTGCCCGCGCAGCGCATCGGCGAGATCGTCGCAGGCAAGCGCGCCATCACCGCCGACACCGATCTGCGGCTATGCCGCTTCTTCGGCCTCTCCGATGGCTGGTGGCTGCGCCTGCAGGCGGACTACGACACGGAGGTCGCGAAGGCGAGCCTTGCGAAGACGCTCGCGAAGATCAGACCATGGAAGGAAGCCGCGGAGCAGACGGCGGATGCGCACTGA
- a CDS encoding type II toxin-antitoxin system RelE/ParE family toxin, producing the protein MAIRTFKCADTEALFHLRRVPRFANIERPALRKLKQLDLARRIEDLRAPPANRLEQLKGDRAGQWSLRVNDQFRICFRWTGSDAEDVEIVDYH; encoded by the coding sequence GTGGCGATCAGGACGTTCAAGTGTGCCGACACCGAAGCGCTGTTTCACTTGCGTCGGGTGCCGCGCTTCGCCAACATCGAGCGCCCGGCGCTGCGTAAGTTGAAGCAGCTCGACCTCGCGCGACGCATCGAAGACCTGCGCGCGCCGCCGGCGAACCGGCTCGAGCAGTTGAAGGGCGATCGCGCGGGTCAGTGGAGCCTGCGGGTGAACGACCAGTTCCGCATCTGCTTTCGCTGGACGGGCAGCGATGCCGAAGACGTCGAGATCGTGGACTATCACTGA
- a CDS encoding tetratricopeptide repeat protein: MQRVREAVAEIQKVAKKAPALGAVGAVQFLEKVSPALEQVDSSSGAIGTAVNHAIETCATIIAAAAADDRTRDQWLERLWEAHQNDEIPYIERLASHWGELCASRERASAWADRLIGTVEAAWSLNRKPGGYFHGTIASLSALLHAGRYEELLALLDKAPTSLWHYREWGVRALAAMGRKAEAIRYAEASRGLNDNPIAIARACEEILLSSGLAEEAYTRYAIAANQGTTFLATFRAIAKKYPTQAPAKVLDDLVASTPGQEGKWFAAAKDAGLYDEAIALAQRTPCDPRTLTRAARDFAATKPRFAVEAGLAALRWIAAGYGYEITGMDVLAACSSTLDAARNGGCVDETEGRIRALVAGPRSTAKDLIAASLGTRTIS; the protein is encoded by the coding sequence GTGCAGCGCGTGCGGGAAGCTGTGGCCGAGATCCAGAAGGTCGCGAAGAAGGCCCCGGCGCTGGGCGCGGTCGGTGCGGTCCAGTTCCTCGAGAAGGTGTCGCCAGCGCTCGAGCAGGTCGACAGTTCCTCCGGCGCCATCGGCACCGCGGTCAATCACGCGATCGAGACCTGCGCGACGATCATCGCCGCCGCAGCGGCCGATGACCGAACGCGCGATCAGTGGCTCGAGCGGCTCTGGGAGGCGCATCAGAACGACGAGATTCCCTACATCGAGCGTCTGGCCAGCCACTGGGGCGAACTGTGCGCGTCCCGAGAACGTGCGTCTGCGTGGGCGGATCGCCTGATCGGCACGGTCGAGGCAGCATGGAGTTTGAACCGTAAGCCCGGCGGTTACTTCCACGGCACGATCGCCAGCCTCAGCGCACTCCTCCACGCCGGGCGCTACGAGGAACTGCTCGCCCTCCTCGACAAGGCGCCCACCTCGCTGTGGCATTACCGCGAGTGGGGCGTCAGGGCACTGGCGGCCATGGGCCGAAAGGCGGAGGCGATCCGCTACGCCGAAGCCAGCCGCGGGCTGAACGACAACCCGATCGCGATCGCACGCGCCTGCGAGGAGATCCTGCTTTCGTCGGGACTCGCCGAAGAGGCGTACACGAGATACGCGATCGCGGCCAACCAGGGAACGACGTTCCTCGCAACCTTCCGCGCGATCGCGAAGAAGTACCCGACCCAGGCGCCCGCGAAGGTCCTCGACGATCTGGTCGCCAGCACGCCGGGTCAGGAAGGCAAGTGGTTCGCCGCGGCTAAGGATGCCGGGCTGTACGACGAGGCGATCGCCCTCGCCCAGCGAACGCCGTGCGACCCGCGCACGCTGACTCGGGCCGCTCGCGACTTCGCCGCCACGAAACCCCGGTTCGCCGTCGAGGCGGGTCTGGCCGCCCTACGCTGGATCGCCGCCGGCTACGGCTACGAGATCACGGGCATGGACGTGCTCGCTGCCTGCTCGAGCACCCTTGATGCCGCCAGGAACGGCGGATGCGTCGATGAAACCGAGGGGCGAATCCGCGCGCTGGTCGCCGGTCCCCGATCGACCGCCAAGGACCTCATCGCCGCGTCGCTGGGGACACGAACGATCTCGTGA
- a CDS encoding helix-turn-helix domain-containing protein, producing the protein MGLTREELGRRIRSARETCGLTQEQLGEFADLNRVAVGQIEAGTRSVSSLELDRIAHAVGRDIKSFFAESFVERDALAALFRSDAQLAEQADLLKALQDSLALGHELTNLERLLGIDRVQLLTASYELPAPKSRWDAIQQGQKVATEERQRLGLGVAPIGDLSDLLEAQGVRTGAVALPENISGLTLVDGTIGVFVVINAKHAAVRRRFSLAHEYGHVLLDRGRAGAISRAENRSDLLEVRANAFAAEFLMPAEGVEQFVVAFGKGGASRAQIAVFDEAEAVQVEQRAAPGSQDIQLYDVALLAHHFGASRISALYRMKNLRLIDEREFQRLKGDEDSGAGQALANFLAAPEAPQEDTSREDFRRRFLALALEAYRREEITRSKLTELAAMVHLGRNDLADALASAKLD; encoded by the coding sequence ATGGGACTGACCCGAGAGGAGCTGGGGCGGCGAATCCGGTCCGCCAGGGAAACCTGCGGCCTTACGCAGGAGCAGTTGGGCGAGTTCGCTGACCTGAACCGGGTTGCGGTCGGCCAGATCGAGGCTGGAACCCGGTCCGTTTCCAGCCTGGAGCTGGACCGAATCGCTCACGCCGTAGGGCGCGACATCAAGTCGTTCTTCGCCGAGTCCTTCGTCGAGCGCGACGCCCTCGCAGCGCTGTTTCGCTCCGACGCCCAACTCGCAGAGCAGGCTGACCTGCTGAAGGCGTTGCAGGACAGCTTGGCGCTCGGCCACGAGTTGACCAACCTCGAGCGCCTGCTCGGCATCGATCGGGTTCAGCTGCTCACCGCGTCGTACGAACTCCCCGCCCCGAAATCGCGCTGGGACGCCATCCAGCAGGGACAAAAGGTGGCCACCGAGGAGCGGCAGCGGCTGGGGCTCGGCGTGGCGCCGATCGGTGACCTGAGCGATCTGCTGGAGGCCCAGGGCGTGCGCACCGGCGCCGTCGCACTCCCCGAGAACATCTCGGGGCTGACGCTCGTCGACGGAACGATCGGCGTCTTCGTGGTCATCAACGCGAAGCACGCAGCCGTTCGACGACGCTTCTCTCTGGCTCACGAGTACGGCCACGTCCTGCTGGATCGAGGCCGGGCCGGCGCTATCAGCCGGGCAGAGAACCGATCGGATCTACTGGAGGTCCGGGCAAATGCCTTCGCCGCGGAGTTCCTGATGCCGGCGGAGGGTGTGGAGCAGTTCGTGGTCGCGTTCGGCAAGGGCGGCGCAAGCCGCGCGCAGATCGCCGTGTTCGACGAGGCCGAGGCGGTGCAGGTCGAGCAGCGCGCCGCGCCGGGATCTCAGGACATTCAGCTCTACGACGTCGCATTGCTCGCTCACCACTTCGGGGCGAGCCGAATCTCGGCGCTGTATCGGATGAAGAACCTGCGCCTGATCGACGAGCGCGAGTTCCAGCGCCTGAAGGGCGACGAAGACAGTGGGGCAGGTCAGGCGCTCGCGAACTTCCTTGCGGCGCCGGAAGCGCCGCAGGAAGACACGTCGCGCGAGGATTTCCGGCGGCGCTTCCTTGCCCTCGCCCTGGAGGCTTATCGGCGTGAAGAGATCACGCGCAGCAAGCTCACGGAGCTCGCGGCCATGGTCCACCTCGGTCGGAACGACCTTGCGGATGCGCTCGCCTCGGCGAAGCTGGATTGA
- a CDS encoding metal-dependent hydrolase, with translation MNAATHQWTAALAVGAVLHSGEVERGEATAWPLAGGGLAALLTKLPDVLEPAVHPHHRQFFHSVACAALVTAGWKALHEWQPQSEEGRFWRKVAMIGAGAYLCHLALDALTARSLPLVGR, from the coding sequence ATGAACGCTGCCACCCACCAGTGGACCGCCGCCCTCGCCGTAGGGGCCGTCCTGCATTCCGGCGAGGTCGAGCGCGGCGAGGCCACCGCGTGGCCCCTGGCCGGTGGCGGACTCGCCGCCCTGCTGACGAAACTGCCCGATGTGCTCGAACCGGCGGTCCATCCGCATCACCGCCAGTTCTTTCACAGCGTCGCCTGCGCGGCCCTGGTGACGGCCGGCTGGAAGGCTCTTCACGAGTGGCAGCCGCAGTCCGAGGAAGGCCGCTTCTGGCGCAAGGTCGCGATGATCGGAGCCGGCGCCTACCTCTGCCACCTCGCCCTCGATGCGCTCACCGCGCGTTCGCTTCCGCTGGTCGGGCGGTAG
- a CDS encoding nucleotidyltransferase domain-containing protein, producing the protein MHADPRLIEFATHKRRMLVGILDALFAQIDLTDSQYETAKARYEAVSAWLAEGESPFLQDAAIYAQGSIAVGTANKPIGRAEFDVDLVCHLPSVGATSNPAAVKALIGDRLRAHATYASMLEEKQRCWRLCYANEFHLDITPSIPNPACGNGGELVPDRALAAWKPTNPKGYAARFEQYAALRRRLTLREAAIAAKRADVEDFPEQEMRKPPLKRIVQLLKRHRDVSFAAPGRSELAPISVILTTLAARSYADCITRFVYADTYELILDVVRRLPEFIQVGERNGRPFYFIENETTTGENFADKWNLDPRLPRAFYGWHRDAVAMLEGLIALEGKDRLGEALQKSFGASQEAVRAAMAPLATTVGNARAAGSLLVAPSLGLVTSPAVGRVTVPPHTFFGR; encoded by the coding sequence ATGCACGCTGACCCCAGGTTGATCGAATTCGCCACGCACAAGCGGCGCATGCTGGTCGGGATTCTCGACGCGCTGTTCGCGCAGATCGACCTGACCGACAGCCAGTACGAGACGGCGAAGGCTCGCTACGAAGCCGTCAGCGCCTGGCTCGCCGAAGGCGAATCACCGTTTCTACAGGACGCCGCGATCTACGCGCAGGGATCGATCGCGGTGGGCACCGCCAACAAGCCGATCGGCCGCGCCGAGTTCGACGTTGACCTCGTTTGCCACCTGCCCTCCGTCGGCGCCACCTCCAATCCCGCCGCGGTCAAGGCATTGATCGGCGATCGACTCAGGGCTCACGCCACCTACGCATCGATGCTCGAAGAGAAGCAGCGCTGCTGGCGGCTGTGCTATGCGAACGAGTTCCACTTGGACATCACGCCCTCGATTCCCAATCCGGCATGCGGCAACGGCGGCGAGCTGGTGCCCGACAGGGCGCTGGCGGCGTGGAAGCCCACCAACCCAAAGGGATATGCGGCCCGTTTCGAGCAGTACGCAGCCCTGCGGCGTAGGTTGACCCTGCGCGAGGCCGCGATCGCTGCCAAGCGTGCAGACGTTGAAGATTTTCCCGAGCAGGAGATGCGCAAGCCTCCGTTGAAGCGGATCGTGCAACTTCTGAAGCGGCATAGAGATGTGTCGTTTGCCGCCCCTGGACGCAGCGAGCTCGCGCCGATCAGCGTCATCCTGACGACGCTCGCGGCGCGATCCTATGCAGACTGCATCACCCGCTTCGTCTACGCGGACACCTACGAGCTGATCCTCGATGTCGTGCGCCGCCTGCCGGAGTTCATCCAGGTCGGCGAGCGGAACGGAAGGCCGTTCTACTTCATCGAGAACGAGACCACGACCGGGGAGAACTTCGCAGACAAGTGGAATCTCGATCCGCGCCTCCCCCGAGCCTTCTACGGCTGGCACAGGGATGCGGTCGCCATGCTCGAAGGGCTGATCGCCCTCGAAGGCAAGGACCGACTCGGCGAGGCGCTTCAGAAGTCCTTCGGCGCGAGCCAGGAGGCCGTTCGCGCTGCAATGGCGCCGCTTGCGACGACCGTCGGCAATGCCCGTGCGGCGGGCTCCCTGCTCGTCGCGCCCAGCTTGGGACTCGTCACCTCGCCCGCCGTCGGGCGTGTGACCGTTCCGCCGCACACCTTCTTCGGCCGGTAG
- a CDS encoding CBASS cGAMP-activated phospholipase, translating into MRPRRRILALDGGGIKGVLEAAFLDAVETATGKRIADHFDLIAGTSTGGIIALGLGLGLSARDIVEFYVREGPRIFDQAEPIGANGIAQRCAAMLRKWRRRGQQLAWPKYEPDYLRVALTAAFGSKTLGESRLRLVIPAYHGDKDDLYVFKTRHHPRLQVDWRERAVDVALATAAAPTYFRAHVMPSGAPLIDGGIWANNPAGVAAVEARSILGWKDDDLFILSLGCTEEFFDVPISAGYKGLLLKSSELFMRGQSRAAAGTAKLLSGHTEAAPRYFRQQVAVPAGKFSLDRVEMIDRLRGLGASCARDALPTLQANFLDTPAEPFVPADVNDSAPRR; encoded by the coding sequence ATGCGTCCTAGACGACGAATCCTTGCTCTCGATGGCGGAGGGATCAAAGGCGTCCTCGAGGCGGCGTTCCTCGATGCTGTCGAGACCGCAACCGGAAAGCGGATCGCGGACCACTTCGACCTGATCGCCGGTACGTCAACCGGGGGCATCATCGCGCTGGGGCTTGGTCTCGGTCTATCCGCGCGCGACATCGTCGAGTTCTACGTTCGGGAAGGGCCGCGCATCTTCGATCAGGCCGAACCGATCGGCGCGAACGGCATTGCGCAGCGGTGTGCGGCCATGCTGCGCAAGTGGAGGCGCCGAGGCCAACAGCTCGCGTGGCCGAAGTACGAGCCAGACTACCTTCGTGTTGCGCTGACGGCGGCGTTCGGATCGAAGACGCTCGGCGAGAGCAGGCTCCGCCTCGTGATTCCCGCCTACCACGGCGACAAAGACGATCTCTACGTCTTCAAGACGCGTCACCATCCTCGATTGCAGGTGGACTGGCGGGAACGAGCCGTCGATGTTGCTCTGGCGACGGCGGCTGCACCAACCTACTTCCGGGCGCATGTCATGCCGAGCGGTGCGCCGCTGATCGATGGTGGCATTTGGGCCAACAACCCAGCGGGCGTCGCCGCGGTTGAAGCGCGCAGCATCCTGGGCTGGAAGGACGACGACCTCTTCATACTCAGTCTGGGATGCACCGAAGAATTCTTCGATGTCCCGATCTCGGCCGGATACAAGGGCTTGCTGCTGAAGTCGAGTGAGCTGTTCATGCGCGGACAGTCCCGGGCGGCGGCGGGAACGGCGAAGCTTCTCAGCGGCCATACCGAGGCGGCCCCGCGGTACTTCCGGCAACAGGTCGCTGTTCCGGCAGGCAAGTTCTCTCTGGACCGCGTCGAGATGATCGACCGCCTGCGAGGCCTTGGAGCGAGCTGCGCACGGGACGCTCTGCCAACTCTGCAGGCGAACTTCCTGGACACGCCCGCCGAACCGTTCGTACCGGCCGATGTGAACGACTCCGCCCCGCGTCGTTGA
- a CDS encoding DUF4400 domain-containing protein, producing the protein MSSRNAAFHDGALAGVLLSPLKLTFSLVLGLAALLLCAWILDWTFVFKVWPQGIERLRELLAHDLEQGVALAARQGAGAGAITAPANALYSIVFEATGVHDMGTQFANGAALSIPDTVIRRSYVSHRESIDAAMVGTQLLGVRAAIVARFAPLLLLLYSVGAADGFTQRAIRRACGGRESAGLYHRAKYLQVAVLGLGGVCLLLWPGPVRWELCVPLGAALLGGLASVQWAYYKKHM; encoded by the coding sequence GTGTCGTCTAGGAACGCCGCTTTCCACGACGGGGCGCTCGCGGGCGTGCTGCTGAGCCCGCTGAAGCTGACCTTCTCGCTGGTGCTGGGGTTGGCCGCGCTCCTGCTGTGCGCCTGGATTCTCGACTGGACGTTCGTGTTCAAGGTCTGGCCGCAGGGGATCGAGCGCCTGCGCGAACTGCTCGCGCACGACCTCGAGCAGGGCGTTGCCCTTGCCGCCCGCCAGGGTGCCGGCGCCGGCGCCATTACCGCGCCCGCCAACGCGCTGTACTCGATCGTGTTCGAAGCCACCGGCGTCCACGACATGGGAACGCAGTTCGCCAACGGGGCGGCGCTGTCGATCCCCGACACGGTCATACGGCGCAGCTACGTGTCGCACCGGGAGAGCATCGACGCAGCGATGGTCGGCACCCAACTGCTAGGGGTGCGCGCGGCGATCGTGGCCAGGTTCGCGCCGCTGCTTCTGCTTCTCTACTCCGTCGGCGCCGCCGACGGCTTCACCCAGCGGGCGATCCGCCGGGCCTGCGGCGGACGCGAGTCGGCCGGCCTGTACCACCGGGCCAAGTACCTGCAGGTGGCCGTGCTGGGGCTGGGCGGCGTCTGCCTACTGCTTTGGCCCGGGCCGGTGCGGTGGGAGCTGTGCGTGCCGCTCGGCGCGGCCCTCTTGGGCGGGCTGGCCAGCGTGCAGTGGGCGTACTACAAGAAGCACATGTAG